A region from the Hydrogenimonas sp. genome encodes:
- a CDS encoding N-acetylneuraminate synthase yields the protein MKILELFENHDYCDFKIKRPYIIAEAGVNHEGSMNLAKRLVDEAKEGGADAIKFQSYKAKTLASKDSPAYWDTTKEPTKSQYELFKKHDSFWKNEFEELKKYCDSADIEFMSTPFDIESADFLNDLMDVYKISSSDITNKPFIQHICKFNKPVILSTGASSLHEIAEAKEWITDLGNPLALLHCVLNYPTPDENANLGMVKGLYNYFGNKCIIGYSDHTLPKDMSTLQTATLLGAVILEKHFTFDKTLPGNDHYHAMDKEDLKLFNEKLEHIFKLLGSFEIKALKDEEPARRNARRSLVAKRDIKKGDVITEDDLTFKRPAHGVSPKYIDEIVGKKAAQDISEDTVLQWSHFS from the coding sequence ATGAAAATTCTTGAACTGTTTGAAAACCACGACTACTGTGATTTTAAAATAAAGCGCCCATACATAATAGCCGAAGCAGGAGTAAATCACGAAGGGAGTATGAATCTTGCGAAAAGACTGGTAGATGAAGCCAAAGAGGGAGGCGCAGATGCCATAAAATTTCAAAGCTATAAAGCTAAAACCCTGGCATCCAAAGACTCCCCTGCATACTGGGACACGACCAAAGAGCCGACGAAGAGCCAGTATGAGCTTTTCAAAAAACATGACAGCTTCTGGAAAAATGAGTTCGAAGAGTTGAAAAAGTATTGCGACAGTGCAGATATAGAGTTCATGTCCACACCATTCGACATAGAGTCGGCTGACTTTTTGAATGATTTGATGGATGTTTACAAAATTTCGTCTTCAGATATAACCAACAAACCTTTTATACAACATATATGCAAATTCAACAAACCCGTCATTCTATCGACAGGGGCCAGTTCACTGCACGAGATAGCCGAAGCGAAGGAGTGGATAACTGATTTAGGCAATCCTCTCGCACTCCTGCATTGTGTCCTGAACTACCCCACTCCGGACGAGAATGCAAACCTGGGAATGGTAAAAGGACTCTACAACTATTTCGGAAACAAGTGTATCATAGGCTACTCCGATCACACACTTCCGAAAGATATGAGTACACTCCAGACTGCAACACTACTTGGAGCGGTGATTTTAGAAAAACATTTCACTTTTGACAAGACACTGCCCGGTAACGACCACTACCACGCTATGGACAAGGAAGATCTGAAACTATTCAACGAAAAACTAGAACATATCTTCAAACTGCTGGGCAGCTTCGAAATAAAGGCGCTCAAAGATGAAGAACCGGCACGGCGTAATGCCAGAAGAAGCCTCGTGGCAAAAAGAGATATAAAAAAAGGAGATGTAATAACCGAAGATGATCTCACTTTCAAGCGGCCTGCCCACGGTGTAAGCCCGAAATATATCGACGAAATCGTAGGTAAAAAAGCGGCACAGGACATTTCTGAAGATACCGTTCTTCAGTGGAGTCACTTTTCTTGA